A window from Cryobacterium sp. SO1 encodes these proteins:
- a CDS encoding IS1182 family transposase produces MQGCDDGQREIYDVDAVAGHLLPPGSVFAFLAAHRRELFPDDAFADLFSSQNGRPSIPADVIASVMVLQTLHNLSDREAAEALTYDLRWKAACGFALTETSFHPTVLVYWRKRLAASDRPHRIFEAVTAVIAQSGALSGRKRRALDSTILEDAVARQDTVTQLVGQIRRVGREIPGADVSVAGLTGHDYSQPGKPDIAWDDRDARDELVSRLVTDALALLGSINVHILNKKQQETVALLALVAGQDVEPADGSDGTDGRWRIARRVAPDRVISTVDPDARHAHKSRQKKIDGYKAHVNAEPDTGLVTAAMLTKASGSQNSDAARGGELLAADVSIGEQNIDVLGDSAYGSGGLLTEIHAAGHRPIIKPMPLGRAVPGGFTIDDFTVDETLQTVTCPAGNVRSLSPKRRASFGSSCQACPLMAQCTTAKSGKKMQIHPLDQVRREHRVTAQDPDFQAVYRQHRPMIERTLAWMTRGARRVRYRGVAKNNAGWVIRAAAINLKRLLNLGLTSQNGVWALG; encoded by the coding sequence ATGCAGGGTTGTGATGATGGTCAGCGTGAGATTTACGATGTCGATGCCGTAGCGGGGCACTTGCTTCCGCCTGGATCGGTGTTCGCTTTCCTTGCAGCGCACCGTCGGGAGCTGTTTCCCGACGATGCGTTTGCGGACTTGTTTTCCTCGCAGAACGGCCGCCCGTCAATACCGGCGGACGTGATCGCGTCGGTGATGGTGTTGCAAACACTGCACAACCTTTCCGACAGGGAAGCGGCCGAGGCGTTGACGTATGACCTGCGGTGGAAAGCCGCCTGCGGGTTCGCGCTGACTGAAACCTCTTTCCACCCGACCGTGCTGGTCTATTGGCGCAAACGCTTGGCTGCCAGTGACCGGCCGCACCGCATTTTTGAGGCCGTGACCGCGGTCATTGCCCAGTCCGGAGCATTGTCGGGGCGCAAACGCCGGGCGTTGGACTCAACAATTTTGGAGGATGCGGTTGCCCGGCAGGACACCGTCACGCAGCTGGTCGGACAGATCCGCCGTGTTGGCCGGGAGATCCCCGGCGCGGACGTGAGCGTCGCCGGCTTGACCGGCCATGATTACTCCCAGCCGGGCAAGCCCGACATTGCGTGGGACGACCGCGACGCCCGCGACGAGCTCGTCTCCCGCCTGGTCACCGATGCTCTCGCTCTGCTGGGCAGCATCAACGTCCATATCCTCAACAAGAAGCAGCAGGAAACCGTCGCGCTGCTTGCCTTGGTCGCCGGCCAAGACGTGGAACCCGCCGACGGGTCCGACGGGACCGACGGGCGGTGGCGGATCGCCCGCCGGGTCGCTCCCGACCGGGTGATTTCCACCGTCGATCCTGATGCCCGCCATGCGCACAAGAGCCGCCAGAAAAAGATCGACGGCTATAAAGCCCACGTCAACGCGGAGCCCGACACCGGGTTGGTGACGGCGGCAATGCTCACGAAAGCCTCTGGTTCGCAAAACAGCGACGCGGCTCGCGGCGGCGAGCTGCTCGCGGCCGACGTCAGCATCGGTGAGCAAAACATTGACGTGCTGGGTGATTCGGCCTATGGCAGCGGCGGGCTCCTGACCGAGATTCATGCCGCTGGGCACCGGCCGATCATCAAGCCGATGCCGCTGGGCCGAGCCGTTCCGGGCGGATTCACCATCGATGACTTCACCGTGGATGAAACCCTGCAGACCGTGACCTGCCCGGCCGGGAACGTCCGGTCGCTCAGCCCGAAACGACGGGCCAGTTTTGGTAGTTCGTGCCAGGCCTGCCCGCTGATGGCGCAGTGCACCACCGCGAAGTCCGGCAAGAAGATGCAGATTCATCCGCTGGATCAGGTTCGCCGGGAGCACCGCGTCACCGCTCAGGACCCGGACTTTCAAGCCGTTTATCGCCAGCACCGTCCAATGATTGAACGGACGCTGGCGTGGATGACGCGCGGGGCCCGGCGGGTCCGCTACCGCGGCGTTGCCAAGAACAATGCGGGGTGGGTGATCCGTGCTGCCGCGATCAATCTCAAACGGCTCCTCAACCTCGGTTTGACCAGCCAGAACGGGGTTTGGGCCCTTGGATAA
- a CDS encoding ROK family transcriptional regulator: MSSRRNLGSQSSLREANRARILDAITHYGALTQVELAAVTGLSPATVSNIVKEQAAVGVLKTTPTSRSGRRAVRVTLAREMGLVVGLHVSNRQLRLALADAGHQVLAERMLPLARDHRADSELDRVMLLIQDMAESVGAGQDEVLAVGVGLAAPVDPRTGVIATAGLLRGWDGVPVAEELESRLHRPVFVDNEANLGALAEYRMGAAQGIRQAAYLRVSHGVGAGLIVDGRVYRGGSGKAGEIGHLTLDEQGLVCRCGNRRGCRSPGIPGRSRGRGELSPCARHLRRASPRGRRRCGHRGIAG; the protein is encoded by the coding sequence GTGAGCAGTCGCCGTAATCTCGGGTCGCAGTCGTCCCTGCGTGAGGCCAACCGCGCCCGGATTCTGGACGCGATCACCCACTACGGCGCTCTCACCCAGGTGGAACTGGCCGCGGTCACCGGGCTGTCGCCGGCCACGGTCTCGAACATCGTCAAGGAACAGGCTGCCGTGGGGGTGCTGAAGACCACACCCACCTCGCGGAGCGGCCGCCGAGCCGTGCGCGTCACGCTCGCCCGCGAGATGGGCCTGGTGGTGGGCCTGCACGTGTCCAACCGGCAGCTGAGGCTGGCCCTGGCCGACGCCGGGCACCAGGTGTTGGCCGAACGGATGCTGCCGCTGGCCCGCGACCACCGGGCCGACAGCGAGCTCGACAGGGTGATGCTGCTCATCCAGGACATGGCCGAATCGGTCGGCGCCGGTCAAGACGAGGTGCTCGCGGTCGGGGTGGGACTGGCCGCGCCGGTCGACCCCCGCACCGGCGTCATCGCCACCGCCGGCTTGCTGCGCGGCTGGGACGGTGTGCCCGTCGCCGAGGAGCTCGAATCCCGGCTGCATCGGCCGGTATTCGTCGACAATGAGGCCAATCTCGGCGCGCTCGCCGAATACCGCATGGGCGCGGCCCAGGGCATCCGGCAGGCGGCCTACCTGCGCGTGTCGCACGGCGTCGGCGCCGGCCTCATCGTCGACGGCCGGGTCTACCGCGGCGGCAGCGGCAAGGCCGGCGAAATCGGCCACCTCACCCTGGACGAGCAGGGCCTGGTCTGCCGGTGCGGCAACCGCCGTGGCTGCCGTTCGCCGGGAATCCCCGGGCGCTCGCGTGGTCGTGGCGAGCTATCTCCTTGCGCCAGGCACCTTCGCCGGGCTAGCCCGCGAGGCCGGCGCCGATGTGGTCACCGCGGAATTGCTGGTTGA
- a CDS encoding alpha/beta hydrolase — MELIFVHGALVRDGQWWWQRSADLLRERTGIRSRALALPSCGETTSEQMAGGLIIDAAALRRELDDVDSAVVVGHSYGGTVIAEAGAHPSVAHLLYVSSYLPEIGQSQGAIMSDESDPVSIAVNDDGTLGVSGYDVTTFGSRFLQDADADTQRKAWERVTVQAVGAFMTPTTAAGWQGVDSTYIVCGQDRSTSVELQRSHAERATRVVEMPTGHHPFITRPDLIVEQLEARLRHPNS, encoded by the coding sequence ATGGAACTGATCTTCGTGCACGGCGCCCTGGTGCGCGACGGGCAGTGGTGGTGGCAGCGGAGTGCTGACCTTCTGCGGGAACGCACCGGCATCCGCAGCCGGGCCCTGGCGCTGCCGTCCTGCGGCGAGACGACGTCGGAGCAGATGGCCGGCGGCCTGATCATCGATGCCGCAGCGCTTCGTCGCGAGCTCGATGACGTGGACTCGGCGGTCGTGGTCGGCCATTCATATGGCGGAACCGTCATCGCCGAGGCCGGCGCGCATCCCTCAGTCGCGCACCTGCTCTATGTGTCGTCCTATCTGCCCGAGATCGGGCAGTCGCAGGGCGCGATCATGAGCGATGAGAGCGACCCGGTCTCGATCGCGGTCAACGATGACGGCACGCTCGGCGTCTCGGGTTACGACGTGACCACCTTCGGCAGCCGATTCCTGCAGGATGCCGACGCTGACACCCAGCGCAAGGCCTGGGAGCGGGTGACCGTGCAGGCCGTCGGAGCGTTCATGACGCCCACCACCGCTGCCGGCTGGCAGGGCGTCGACTCGACCTACATCGTCTGCGGGCAGGACCGCAGCACGTCGGTGGAGTTGCAGCGTTCCCATGCCGAGCGAGCCACGCGCGTTGTCGAGATGCCGACCGGGCACCACCCGTTCATCACCCGTCCCGACCTGATCGTCGAGCAGCTGGAGGCCCGGCTGCGGCACCCGAATTCCTGA